The nucleotide sequence AACCTGATCTTCGTGATCAACTGCAACCTGCAGCGGTTGGATGGTCCCGTGCGCGGGAACGGCAAGATCATCCAGGAGCTGGAGACGGTCTTCCGGGGTGCGGGGTGGAACGTCATCAAGGTCATCTGGGGGGACGATTGGGATTCCCTTCTGGCCAATGACACCGCCGGCCGGTTGGTGCAGCGGATGAACGAGGTGGTGGATGGCCAGTACCAGAAATACACCGTCGAGTCGGGGGACTATATCCGGAAGGATTTCTTTGGGAAGTATCCCGAGCTGTTGAAACTGGTGGAGCATCTGACCGATGAGCAGCTCACCAAGCTGCGCCGCGGCGGGCATGATCCGGCGAAGGTTTATGCCGCTTATAAAGCGGCGGTGGAGCACGAGGGCGCTCCTTCAGTCATTCTGGCGAAGACCATCAAGGGATACGGGCTAGGCGAGGCTGGCGAGGGTAAGAATATCTCCCACCAGCAGAAAAAGCTTAATGAGGCGGAGCTGCGCGAATTTCGTGACCGCTTTGATATCCCCATCGCCGATAAGGATATCGACCAGGCGCCGTTCTACAAGCCTCCGGAGGACAGCGAGGGAATCCAGTACTTGCTGGAGCGACGTCGTGCTTTGGGAGGATTCGTACCGTCCCGGAAAGTCCAGGTGCAGGCGCTGAAGGTGCCGGAGAGGTCCCTGTTCGATGAATTCTACCGGGGCAGTGAGCGGGAAGTGTCCACGACGATGGCTTTCGTGCGGATGCTCTCTTTGCTTATGAAGGATAAGGAGATCGGCAAGCTGGTAGTGCCGATCGTGCCGGACGAAGCCCGTACCTTCGGCATGGAGTCACTCTTCCGCCAGTTTGGAATTTACTCCCACGTAGGGCAGGTATATACGCCGGTGGATTCGGACACGCTGCTTTATTACCGTGAGGCCAGAGATGGCCAGATTCTGGAGGAGGGCATAACCGAAGCCGGCTCCATGGCCTCTTGCACGGCGGCGGGAACAGCCTACGCCCATCACGGCGTGGACCTGATCCCCTTCTTCATCTTTTACTCCATGTTCGGCTTCCAGCGCATCGGGGATCTGATCTGGGCCTTTGGAGATCAGCGGGGCCGAGGCTTTCTGTTAGGTGCTACCTCCGGCCGCACCACCCTGATGGGCGAAGGTCTGCAGCACCAGGACGGCCACAGTCACATTCTGGCCAGTACCTTACCGAACCTGTATACCTACGATCCCGCCTTTGCGTACGAGATCGCCGTCATTGTCCAGGACGGCCTGCGTCGCATGTACCACGAGCGGGAGGACATCTTTTACTACATCACCCTCGGCAACGAGAACTATCCCATGCCTGCCATGCGGGAGGGCATCGAGGAGGGGATTCTGAAGGGGTTATACAGGTTTTCTGAAGGGCCCAGGCAGCGGGGGAAGCCGATGACCCGGGCGCACATTCTGGGCAGCGGCGCAATACTGCTAGAGGCCATGCGAGCACAGGAAATTCTGGCGGAAAGATATGCGGTTTCCGCCGCTGTCTGGAGTGCCACCAGTTTCAAGGAGCTGCGTCGGGAGGTCCTCGCCGCTGAGCGCTGGAACATGCTGCATCCCGCTGAGCCGCCCCGGAAGCCCTACATCACCCGACTGCTGGAAGGTGAGCAAGGGCCTTTCATAGCCGCTACCGATTACATGAAGACCGTCGCTGCGCAGGTATGCCGTTGGGTGCCCGGCGGCTTGTTCCCCTTGGGAACCGACGGATTCGGTCGCAGCGATACCCGGGAGGCTCTGCGGCGTCATTTTGAGGTCGACGCCGAGTCCATCACCATCGCGGTGCTCTATCAATTGGCCCAGCGTGGAGAGATCGATCTAGAGGCGGTCAGGCAAGCCATCGAGGATTTGAGCATTGATCCCGAGAAGCCTGATCCAGTCACCGCCTAGCACCGGTGAGATAAGTGCATATGATGACAGCTGGCTTGCTTATAATCCCAAAGGGGGATGATTGTAGTTATTCAGTCCAATATTAGCTGGCTATAAATAGTACGCCTACCCTCTCACTATCAGCTACCCATTTCCCTGGCCGCGTCAAATTCTTATTGCATCTGCCTGATACGCACTTCGATGTTCTTTTCATCCTTCAGTAATTCCAGAATCTGCGACGTATCGGTATTGCCGAAGTGGTATGGATAGAGGATTTTGGGCTTAAATGCCTTTGCCGCATCGGCGACCATTTCGGGTGTCATCGTATAAGGCAGATTCATTGGTAGGAAGGCAATGTTTATTTGCTGGAGAGCTTTCATTTCCGGGGTATTTTCGGTATCGCCGCCCACATAGACGCGCTTATCGCCAAAGGTGATTACATAGCCATTCCCCACTCCTTTGGGGTGAAAAGGGCTGTCGTCATCCCGCTTATGAACGAGGTTGTAGGCCGGAACAGCTTCAATCGTAATCCCGTCAATAGACGTGGTATCGCCATTCTGCATTACGATGCCGCCTTCGATTTCTTCGGCGCATTTCTGGGTCAACACAATTTTGGTATTCCCGGTACGGATCAGTTTTATAGCTTCCGGGTCGAGATGATCGCCATGTTCGTGCGTGACCAGGATTAAGTCGGCCTGAGGCATTTTTGTGTAATCGGCTTCGCGGGATACCGGGTCGATATGGATGGTCTTGCCGCCGAAGGTGAACATCAAGGTCCCATGCCCGATGAAGGTGATCTTAAGGTCACCGGCGGAGGTTTTGATGATGTCCTCTTCGTAGCTCTCTTTCACGAATCCTGTCAGTATCAAGACACAGGCAATAGTCATTGGGAGGATTATAAACTTTCCCATTAGATGTGCCTCCTTATTTAGTTATGTTATCAGGCCCAACGAGAAAGCTAAAGCTTAAGTGATAAGTTGTGCAGCTAAAACCGGCTTAGAAAGGTCTCAGTCCCTACTATGGTCTATGTCCTGTATGCTTATTCAAGCCAGCAATTCAAACTCGTCCTGACAATATCCTGAAATGTGATAGGAGCTCAAATGAAACGGTTTTTAGCACTGTTCAGCCTCTTACTGCTTGTCCAGTGTTCATCAGAACCGACTTCCAGTAATAGAATTATACTGAATCTCCACGACCGGTGGGTATTCAGGCAGCTGGATGCCGATAAGTGGCAGCCAGCTGAGGTGCCGGGCTGTGTCCACACTGATCTACTGGCTGCTGGATTAATCGATGATCCGTTTTATAGGGATAACGAAAAAAAGCTGCAATGGATCGAGCGAACGGATTGGGAGTATCAGACCACCTTTTCGCTGCAGCCGGAAATGTCTGAACGGAATAATGTCGAATTGGTATTTCGCGGTCTGGATACTTACGCGGATGTTTACCTGAACGGTGAGCAGGTGTTACGGGCTGATAACATGTTCCGGGAGTGGCGGATCGATTGCAAGGAGCAGCTGCAACCGGAAGCTAACATCCTCCGTATTCATTTCCGTTCTCCGGTGAATGAAGTACTGCCCAAGATGGAGGCGATGGACTACATCCTCCCGGCGGGGAACGATGCGGGGCCGAAGACGAGCCCCCATACGCGGAAAGCGCCGTATCATTTTGGCTGGGATTGGGGCCCGCGGTTCGTGACCTGCGGCATCTGGCAGCCGGTGTTCCTTGAGGCGTGGAATGCCGCCCGTATCGCCGACGTCAATTTCGTGACGGAACAACTGGACGAAGACGCCGCTCTGATACGCGCAAAGGCTGAAGTGATTGCCGATGACAGCCTGCGAGCCGTCTTGAGTATTTTCGACCAGGACAGCAACGCCCTGATGGCCAGCAGGACCGTTGAGTTATCTGCCGGGCAGAACCTGGTAATGTTGGAGTTTCGGATAGACGATCCAGTCCTGTGGTGGCCGAACGGGCTAGGTAACCAGCGCCTTTATTCTTTCAGGACCAGGCTGGATGCTGGTGGG is from Candidatus Neomarinimicrobiota bacterium and encodes:
- the aceE gene encoding pyruvate dehydrogenase (acetyl-transferring), homodimeric type encodes the protein MIDHLSADTGMNQLHNGDTDVEETQEWLEALEGVVRHKGRERGQYLLTRLVQKCHQMGLCPPFSTNTPYVNTIPLEQQPPYPGDRALERRIKSIIRWNAMAMVVRANAQNPGIGGHISTFASAATLYQVGFHHFFRGKGDGFDGDQVYFQGHASPGIYAQAFLEGRITLTQLENFRRELEKGGGLSSYPHPWLMPDFWEFPTVSMGLSPISAIYQARFNRYLQDRGIKDTAAAHVWAFLGDGEVDEPETLGSLTLAAREQLDNLIFVINCNLQRLDGPVRGNGKIIQELETVFRGAGWNVIKVIWGDDWDSLLANDTAGRLVQRMNEVVDGQYQKYTVESGDYIRKDFFGKYPELLKLVEHLTDEQLTKLRRGGHDPAKVYAAYKAAVEHEGAPSVILAKTIKGYGLGEAGEGKNISHQQKKLNEAELREFRDRFDIPIADKDIDQAPFYKPPEDSEGIQYLLERRRALGGFVPSRKVQVQALKVPERSLFDEFYRGSEREVSTTMAFVRMLSLLMKDKEIGKLVVPIVPDEARTFGMESLFRQFGIYSHVGQVYTPVDSDTLLYYREARDGQILEEGITEAGSMASCTAAGTAYAHHGVDLIPFFIFYSMFGFQRIGDLIWAFGDQRGRGFLLGATSGRTTLMGEGLQHQDGHSHILASTLPNLYTYDPAFAYEIAVIVQDGLRRMYHEREDIFYYITLGNENYPMPAMREGIEEGILKGLYRFSEGPRQRGKPMTRAHILGSGAILLEAMRAQEILAERYAVSAAVWSATSFKELRREVLAAERWNMLHPAEPPRKPYITRLLEGEQGPFIAATDYMKTVAAQVCRWVPGGLFPLGTDGFGRSDTREALRRHFEVDAESITIAVLYQLAQRGEIDLEAVRQAIEDLSIDPEKPDPVTA
- a CDS encoding MBL fold metallo-hydrolase, coding for MGKFIILPMTIACVLILTGFVKESYEEDIIKTSAGDLKITFIGHGTLMFTFGGKTIHIDPVSREADYTKMPQADLILVTHEHGDHLDPEAIKLIRTGNTKIVLTQKCAEEIEGGIVMQNGDTTSIDGITIEAVPAYNLVHKRDDDSPFHPKGVGNGYVITFGDKRVYVGGDTENTPEMKALQQINIAFLPMNLPYTMTPEMVADAAKAFKPKILYPYHFGNTDTSQILELLKDEKNIEVRIRQMQ